In Pedobacter heparinus DSM 2366, the following are encoded in one genomic region:
- a CDS encoding efflux RND transporter periplasmic adaptor subunit has protein sequence MKLKTILIITGVLIALLAIGVFTGVIGGDKSEKITTEKAAERKVVETVTASGKIQPETEVKLSSEVSGEVTELLVKEGDVVKKGQLLVKVRPDVLKSGYDRAIASNSSQKASVAAAQQMLQQNQANFINAEATYKRNVELFNKKVISASEFDAAKAAYLTAKTNLGRSKEDYTAAKFLLEQTGANVQEASANLAKATIFAPVDGVISKLSVELGDRILGTIQNAGTEIMRISNLSSMEVNVDVNENDINRVKVGDSAAIEVDAFADKKFKGVVTEIASSSKDVGSATSTVDQVTNFNVKVRILAESYSNITGGAKDLPSPFRPGLSATVDIESETVNGLSVPIQAVFTTDKKKEGDKNKKTDDNQETADKQKSKLTDKKVKQYVYLYNTDQTVKQVEVSTGIQNDQFIVIKSGLKAGQEVVTGPYSAIQNKLKDGMKVKKVTKDQLFAEPGKK, from the coding sequence ATGAAATTAAAAACCATATTAATTATAACAGGCGTTCTCATCGCCCTTCTGGCTATCGGTGTATTTACCGGGGTGATTGGCGGCGACAAGAGTGAAAAGATTACCACAGAAAAAGCTGCAGAAAGAAAAGTTGTGGAAACCGTTACCGCAAGTGGAAAAATACAGCCCGAAACAGAAGTAAAACTAAGTTCAGAGGTATCGGGAGAGGTAACCGAACTGCTGGTTAAAGAAGGTGATGTGGTAAAGAAAGGGCAGTTGCTGGTCAAGGTCCGCCCGGATGTATTGAAATCTGGCTACGACAGGGCTATTGCTTCAAACAGCTCGCAAAAGGCCAGTGTGGCTGCTGCGCAACAGATGTTACAGCAAAATCAGGCCAACTTTATAAATGCGGAAGCTACTTACAAAAGAAATGTAGAACTGTTCAATAAAAAGGTAATCTCTGCATCCGAGTTTGATGCTGCCAAAGCGGCTTACCTAACTGCTAAAACAAATTTAGGACGATCAAAAGAGGATTATACTGCTGCCAAATTTTTATTGGAACAAACAGGGGCAAATGTACAGGAGGCAAGTGCCAACCTGGCAAAAGCAACCATCTTTGCGCCGGTAGACGGGGTGATCTCCAAATTGTCTGTTGAACTGGGCGACCGTATCCTGGGAACCATCCAGAATGCAGGTACCGAGATCATGCGGATCTCCAATCTTTCTTCTATGGAAGTGAACGTGGATGTAAATGAGAACGACATCAACAGGGTTAAAGTGGGTGATAGCGCTGCTATTGAAGTAGATGCTTTTGCAGATAAGAAATTTAAAGGGGTGGTTACAGAGATTGCCAGTTCTTCGAAGGATGTTGGTTCGGCCACCAGTACGGTAGACCAGGTAACCAACTTTAACGTAAAGGTGCGTATCCTTGCAGAATCATACAGCAACATTACCGGTGGGGCCAAAGACCTTCCTTCGCCATTCAGACCAGGTTTGTCTGCTACTGTGGATATAGAAAGCGAGACTGTAAACGGGCTTTCTGTTCCTATTCAGGCTGTTTTTACAACTGATAAAAAGAAAGAGGGGGATAAGAACAAAAAAACTGATGACAATCAGGAAACTGCTGATAAGCAGAAGTCTAAATTAACAGATAAGAAAGTAAAACAATATGTTTATCTGTACAATACAGACCAGACCGTTAAACAGGTAGAAGTAAGCACAGGCATCCAGAACGATCAGTTCATCGTTATTAAATCCGGACTTAAAGCTGGCCAGGAAGTGGTAACCGGTCCATATTCTGCCATACAGAACAAATTAAAGGACGGAATGAAAGTAAAGAAAGTAACTAAGGATCAATTGTTTGCTGAACCAGGCAAGAAGTAA
- a CDS encoding NAD(P)H-dependent glycerol-3-phosphate dehydrogenase, with protein sequence MIPKVAVIGGGSWATAIIKMLSDNFSTKEIYWWMRNADAINHLQKYKHNPNYLSSVEIRIPEDNISDDLATIVNLADYIILNVPAAFLKETLSKISPEQFKGKKIISAIKGIVPEENQIIAEFLNQKYQVPLEHILVISGPCHAEEVALEKLSYLTIASVNVGLAGFFANLLNTRYIKTNVSDDIFGTEYAAVLKNIYAVASGICHGIGYGDNFQAVLISNAIREIKRFVDAVHPISRDIKESAYLGDLLVTAYSQFSRNRTFGNMIGKGYTVKSAQLEMNMIAEGYYAASCMHVINKKYKVDMPISRAVYAILYEKHSPQIEMRLLTEQLN encoded by the coding sequence ATGATACCTAAAGTCGCAGTGATTGGTGGGGGTAGTTGGGCTACTGCTATTATAAAAATGCTCTCAGATAATTTTTCAACAAAAGAGATCTATTGGTGGATGCGGAATGCGGATGCCATTAACCATTTGCAAAAATATAAGCACAACCCGAATTACCTGAGTTCTGTAGAGATCAGGATACCGGAGGACAACATCTCTGATGATCTTGCCACTATTGTTAACCTGGCTGATTACATCATACTGAATGTTCCGGCTGCATTTCTTAAAGAAACACTCAGTAAGATCAGCCCGGAACAGTTCAAAGGCAAAAAGATTATCTCGGCAATTAAAGGCATCGTTCCAGAAGAAAACCAGATTATTGCCGAGTTCCTGAACCAGAAATACCAGGTTCCTTTAGAGCATATCCTGGTCATCAGCGGACCCTGCCACGCAGAAGAAGTAGCGCTTGAAAAGCTGTCCTATTTAACCATTGCTTCTGTAAATGTAGGCCTTGCGGGTTTTTTTGCCAATCTGCTCAACACCAGATATATCAAAACCAATGTTTCGGACGATATTTTTGGTACGGAATACGCTGCTGTCCTGAAAAACATTTATGCAGTAGCCAGTGGAATTTGTCATGGTATTGGCTATGGTGATAATTTTCAGGCTGTTTTAATTTCAAATGCGATCAGGGAGATCAAAAGGTTTGTAGATGCTGTACATCCCATTTCGAGGGACATTAAGGAGTCGGCCTATCTTGGCGATCTGCTGGTTACTGCCTATTCACAATTTAGCCGTAACCGTACATTTGGCAATATGATAGGGAAGGGCTATACGGTAAAATCGGCACAGCTGGAGATGAATATGATAGCCGAAGGTTATTACGCGGCCAGCTGTATGCATGTGATCAATAAAAAGTATAAAGTAGATATGCCAATCAGCCGTGCAGTATATGCCATCCTTTACGAAAAACATTCCCCTCAGATTGAAATGCGTTTGCTTACTGAACAGCTAAACTAA
- a CDS encoding DEAD/DEAH box helicase: MINPFSKLGISDDVVNAVKDLGFENPTPIQEQSIPVLLEGNNDFVGLAQTGTGKTAAFGLPLLELIDFKSNKPQALILCPTRELCLQITSDIKNFSKNTSGANVVAVYGGANIMQQLREIRNGVQIVVATPGRMLDIIGRKAIDFTNVKYVVLDEADEMLNMGFQEDINDILSTTPDDKKTWLFSATMPPEVRRIAKNYMDSPVELTMGTKNTGNVNIEHEYYIVRARDKYAALKRIVDFNPEIFAVVFCKTKLDTQDVAEHLIKDGYNADALHGDLSQQQRDKVMQRFRDRNMQLLIATDVAARGIDVNNVTHVINYSLPDEIESYTHRSGRTGRAGKTGISICIVNSKEIGKIRQIERIIGKQFTKAALPTGFDVCEKQLFALVHKVHNVEVNENQIEQYIPRIMDEFAELSKEDVIKRFASLEFNRFLEYYKNAPDLNSSTDERGERGERGERGERGSRTSEGYTRLFINLGSVDDFTRGDLLSFVCNNGKISGKAIGKIDLKGVYSFFEVENATVESLFNNFKGVEFNNRGVRIEKTADTDGGGGGRSRGGFGGGGRREGGGYGGGRSGGAERKSYGSGRREGGERSSGGGFRDFSGRSREDRGAGGAGRREGGSDRRRRS, translated from the coding sequence ATGATAAACCCATTTAGTAAATTGGGGATAAGTGATGACGTTGTTAATGCTGTAAAGGATTTAGGTTTCGAAAATCCAACACCTATTCAGGAACAAAGTATTCCTGTGCTGTTAGAGGGCAATAACGATTTTGTTGGTTTGGCCCAAACAGGAACAGGAAAAACAGCCGCATTTGGTTTGCCGCTGTTAGAATTGATAGACTTCAAGAGCAATAAGCCTCAGGCATTGATTTTATGCCCAACAAGAGAGCTCTGCTTGCAGATTACTAGCGACATCAAGAATTTCTCAAAGAACACCTCTGGTGCTAATGTTGTAGCCGTTTATGGCGGTGCAAACATTATGCAGCAATTGCGTGAAATTAGAAACGGTGTACAAATTGTAGTGGCTACACCGGGCCGTATGTTAGACATTATTGGCCGTAAGGCTATAGATTTCACCAATGTGAAATATGTAGTACTTGACGAGGCTGACGAAATGCTGAACATGGGCTTCCAGGAAGACATTAACGACATTTTGTCTACTACACCTGACGACAAAAAAACCTGGTTATTCTCGGCTACTATGCCTCCTGAAGTAAGGAGAATAGCTAAAAACTACATGGACTCACCGGTTGAGCTGACCATGGGTACGAAAAACACGGGTAACGTAAATATTGAGCATGAGTACTACATTGTACGTGCAAGAGATAAATACGCTGCTTTAAAACGCATTGTGGATTTCAATCCGGAAATTTTTGCAGTAGTTTTCTGTAAAACCAAACTGGATACGCAGGATGTGGCTGAACACCTGATCAAAGACGGCTACAATGCTGATGCTTTGCATGGCGACCTTTCTCAGCAACAACGCGACAAGGTCATGCAACGTTTCCGCGACCGCAACATGCAATTGTTAATTGCAACTGATGTAGCTGCACGTGGTATAGACGTAAACAATGTAACTCACGTAATCAATTACTCTTTGCCGGATGAAATTGAAAGTTATACCCACCGTAGCGGCCGTACCGGTCGTGCTGGTAAAACGGGTATTTCCATCTGTATCGTAAACTCGAAAGAGATTGGCAAAATTCGTCAGATTGAAAGGATCATAGGAAAGCAGTTTACCAAAGCGGCCCTGCCTACAGGTTTCGACGTTTGCGAAAAACAATTGTTTGCCCTGGTACACAAGGTACACAATGTAGAAGTAAACGAAAACCAGATTGAGCAATACATCCCCAGAATTATGGATGAATTTGCTGAACTGAGCAAAGAGGACGTGATCAAGCGTTTTGCATCTTTAGAGTTTAACCGCTTTTTAGAGTATTACAAAAACGCACCCGACCTGAACTCTTCTACAGACGAGCGCGGTGAACGTGGCGAGCGCGGTGAACGTGGCGAGAGAGGATCAAGAACGAGCGAAGGTTATACCCGTCTGTTCATTAACCTGGGTTCTGTTGACGATTTTACCCGTGGCGACCTCTTGTCTTTTGTTTGCAACAATGGTAAGATCAGCGGAAAAGCAATTGGCAAGATTGACCTGAAAGGGGTTTATTCTTTCTTTGAGGTTGAAAATGCAACTGTGGAATCTTTATTCAACAACTTTAAAGGCGTTGAATTTAACAACCGCGGAGTAAGGATCGAAAAAACTGCTGATACTGATGGCGGCGGCGGTGGCCGTAGCCGTGGTGGCTTTGGTGGCGGTGGCAGACGCGAAGGCGGCGGCTACGGGGGCGGAAGAAGCGGCGGTGCTGAGCGAAAAAGCTATGGCAGCGGAAGACGTGAAGGCGGAGAACGTAGCAGTGGCGGTGGTTTCAGGGATTTTTCCGGAAGGAGCCGTGAAGACAGAGGTGCTGGTGGTGCCGGCAGACGCGAAGGCGGAAGCGACAGAAGGCGCAGATCATAA
- a CDS encoding DUF4293 domain-containing protein, whose product MIQRVQSIWLLLAALTLICLFFFPLLFKSVNNTEYLLYIDGHHQTVKEANGTSISTTPIGAMVLNGITILLCLVCIFQFRNRPMQKRLIMINMVLIAATAVLSALNASLFPGGISGSSLHIGSALFVLALLFCTLAIRGIRKDEQLLRSADRLR is encoded by the coding sequence ATGATACAACGCGTGCAATCTATATGGCTTTTATTGGCGGCCCTAACGCTGATTTGCCTGTTTTTTTTTCCTCTGCTATTTAAAAGTGTAAACAATACCGAATATTTACTCTATATAGATGGACACCATCAAACTGTAAAAGAGGCAAATGGAACAAGCATTTCAACCACACCTATAGGCGCAATGGTCTTAAACGGAATAACCATTTTATTATGCCTTGTTTGTATCTTTCAGTTCAGAAACCGTCCGATGCAAAAGCGGTTGATCATGATCAACATGGTACTTATTGCTGCTACAGCTGTATTATCGGCTTTAAATGCATCTTTATTCCCCGGCGGAATCAGCGGTTCTTCCCTGCATATAGGCTCTGCACTGTTTGTCCTTGCCCTCCTGTTTTGTACACTTGCTATCCGCGGAATCAGAAAAGATGAGCAATTACTCAGGTCGGCCGACAGGCTCAGATAA
- the truA gene encoding tRNA pseudouridine(38-40) synthase TruA: protein MQRYFIELSYDGTPYHGWQIQPNATTVQEYLDSALTVYFRQPVSTLGCGRTDTGVHASQFFAHFDLQTEAEQSEATGIPASKCPDPLRSVNGINALLPYQIAVKRVFEVANTAHARFDATARAYHYHIHFHKNPFKLNRSWFHKGELDMDAMNRAASILLAHSDFSCFSKSHTQTFTNNCKITEAFFEEMEDGALRFTIRADRFLRNMVRAIVGTLIRIGKNELNLAEFEQIIKSKNRSNAGQSVPACGLYLVNVIYPFVK from the coding sequence ATGCAGCGTTATTTTATCGAATTGTCTTACGACGGCACCCCATATCATGGCTGGCAGATCCAGCCAAATGCGACCACTGTGCAGGAATATTTGGACAGCGCACTGACTGTTTATTTTAGGCAGCCGGTAAGTACGTTAGGCTGCGGACGTACAGATACCGGTGTCCATGCCAGCCAGTTCTTCGCACACTTCGACCTGCAAACTGAAGCCGAACAAAGTGAGGCCACAGGTATACCGGCCTCAAAATGCCCTGACCCATTGCGTTCAGTTAATGGTATTAATGCCCTGCTGCCTTACCAGATTGCAGTAAAACGTGTTTTTGAAGTTGCAAATACCGCCCATGCCCGTTTTGATGCTACAGCGCGCGCCTACCATTACCACATTCATTTTCATAAAAACCCTTTTAAGCTGAACCGTTCCTGGTTCCATAAAGGCGAACTGGATATGGATGCCATGAACCGGGCTGCCAGCATACTTTTAGCTCATAGCGATTTTTCCTGCTTCAGCAAATCACATACCCAAACCTTTACCAATAACTGCAAAATAACGGAGGCCTTTTTTGAAGAGATGGAAGATGGCGCTTTGCGGTTTACCATAAGGGCCGACAGGTTTTTAAGAAATATGGTGCGGGCAATTGTAGGTACACTGATCAGAATTGGCAAAAATGAACTTAACTTAGCAGAATTCGAACAGATTATTAAAAGCAAAAACCGCAGCAATGCCGGGCAATCTGTTCCCGCCTGTGGTTTGTATTTAGTAAATGTAATTTATCCCTTTGTGAAATAA
- a CDS encoding ABC transporter ATP-binding protein gives MSKITGDAFNVSLLKRVFQYVKPYRSIFIWSVVLTILLAAIAPLRPILIGYTLDHHILTGDGHGLLNMTILMLVLLVLQTVFQYSHTLLTNTLGQSAIRDLRINVFNHITKLRLKYFDNTPIGQLITRTVSDLETIAEIFSEGLIVIIGDVLMVIVIIGVMVYKDWALTLVVLLPMPLLIMATSVFQKAIKSAFQEIRTEVSNLNTYLQEHITGISIIQYFAREEQEYKKFVKINGRYRDANIRSNWYYSIFFPVVEIISAMSLGLLVWYGAKTILNDSTIKPGIITEFIMYISMLFRPIRELADKFNTLQMGMVGAERVFKVLDTDEVTVNEGSFVPEKMKGAIAFDKVWFAYNDENYVLKDISFQVPAGKTIALVGATGAGKSSTINILNRFYEIQKGEIKVDGVKIQDYELNFLRSNIATVLQDVFLFSDTIFNNITLNNADISMEQVVDAAKKVGAHDFIERLPGGYQYNVMERGATLSAGQAQLISFIRALVYNPAILVLDEATSSVDTETEMLIQRAIENLMQGRTSIVIAHRLSTIQKADKILVLDKGEIKEMGTHQQLLKLNGYYKKLYDLQFNSTGISA, from the coding sequence ATGTCTAAAATAACTGGTGATGCGTTTAATGTAAGCTTATTGAAAAGGGTTTTTCAGTACGTAAAACCTTACCGCAGCATTTTTATATGGTCTGTTGTACTTACTATCCTGCTGGCAGCCATTGCTCCGCTCAGGCCTATTCTTATTGGCTATACGCTCGATCACCACATTCTTACCGGAGATGGTCATGGTTTATTGAACATGACCATACTGATGCTCGTACTCCTGGTACTTCAAACGGTATTCCAATATAGTCATACACTGCTTACCAATACCCTTGGACAATCGGCCATCCGCGATCTGCGCATCAACGTGTTTAACCACATTACCAAATTAAGGCTGAAGTATTTCGATAATACACCTATAGGTCAGCTCATCACCCGTACGGTATCGGACCTGGAAACCATTGCTGAAATCTTCTCCGAAGGCCTGATTGTCATTATCGGGGATGTGTTGATGGTAATTGTCATTATTGGTGTAATGGTGTATAAGGACTGGGCACTTACGCTTGTTGTATTGTTGCCTATGCCGCTGCTCATTATGGCCACTTCAGTTTTTCAGAAAGCGATTAAGTCGGCCTTTCAGGAAATCCGGACAGAGGTATCCAATTTAAATACCTATTTACAGGAACACATTACAGGCATTTCCATTATCCAGTATTTTGCCCGGGAAGAGCAGGAATATAAAAAGTTTGTAAAGATCAACGGTCGTTACCGCGATGCGAATATCCGCTCTAACTGGTACTATTCTATATTTTTTCCAGTTGTAGAGATCATTTCTGCTATGTCGCTCGGTTTACTGGTATGGTATGGGGCTAAAACCATATTGAACGATTCAACCATTAAGCCAGGCATCATCACAGAATTTATCATGTATATCAGTATGCTGTTCAGGCCTATCCGCGAGCTTGCCGATAAGTTCAATACCCTGCAAATGGGAATGGTAGGGGCGGAGCGTGTTTTTAAAGTGCTGGACACCGATGAGGTTACGGTAAATGAAGGTTCTTTTGTACCCGAAAAAATGAAAGGTGCCATTGCCTTCGATAAAGTGTGGTTTGCCTATAATGATGAAAATTATGTGCTGAAAGACATTTCCTTCCAGGTACCAGCTGGAAAAACCATTGCGCTTGTTGGGGCTACAGGAGCCGGAAAGTCTTCCACCATCAACATCCTGAACAGATTTTATGAGATACAGAAGGGAGAGATCAAAGTAGACGGGGTGAAGATTCAGGATTATGAGCTCAATTTTTTACGCAGTAATATTGCTACCGTATTGCAGGATGTTTTCCTGTTTTCTGATACCATTTTCAACAACATTACTTTAAATAATGCCGATATCAGTATGGAACAGGTGGTTGATGCAGCAAAAAAGGTAGGGGCACATGATTTTATTGAGCGCCTGCCCGGCGGTTATCAGTACAATGTAATGGAGCGGGGTGCTACACTTTCTGCGGGGCAGGCCCAGTTGATCTCCTTTATCAGGGCGCTGGTGTATAATCCTGCAATACTGGTATTGGATGAGGCTACTTCTTCGGTTGATACGGAAACGGAAATGCTTATTCAGCGGGCTATAGAGAATCTGATGCAGGGGCGTACCTCCATTGTAATTGCGCACAGGTTGTCTACCATACAAAAGGCAGATAAAATACTGGTGCTGGATAAGGGGGAGATCAAGGAAATGGGGACGCACCAGCAACTGCTGAAGCTGAACGGCTATTATAAGAAACTGTATGACCTGCAGTTCAATTCTACCGGCATTTCTGCATAA
- a CDS encoding DUF4180 domain-containing protein gives MHIETHQTGTKKVAEVSAETILISNVEEALQLMADLYYQEFDAIIIGEQHIIPDFFDLKTGIAGEILQKFSNYRMQLFIIGDFDKYPGKSIKDFIYESNKGKLVNFLASAELAKAKLAR, from the coding sequence ATGCATATAGAAACACATCAAACCGGCACAAAAAAAGTTGCCGAAGTTAGCGCCGAAACTATTTTGATCAGTAATGTTGAAGAAGCCTTACAACTCATGGCAGATCTTTATTATCAGGAATTTGATGCCATCATTATTGGCGAGCAGCATATCATACCTGATTTTTTTGACCTTAAAACCGGCATTGCCGGAGAAATTCTGCAGAAGTTTTCCAATTACAGGATGCAATTGTTCATCATCGGCGATTTTGATAAGTATCCGGGAAAAAGTATAAAGGATTTTATTTACGAGAGTAACAAGGGTAAACTAGTAAACTTTTTAGCCTCAGCAGAACTGGCCAAGGCAAAACTGGCCAGGTAA
- a CDS encoding L,D-transpeptidase family protein — MKIQLNICLMLLGISILLSCTVKRAVVNPPVSNQSSDPAPQKFAIKPDFPDFELEFKKILEQHSADLSYPEVIEAFYQLHKLQPVLVRRFMAEGQLDTLLSRLEESAEHGLDPELFFTAGLKKMKNRLSNKKAGNVLSKYRDTVELELNVASSLLKYSNALQFGLTDPLKIYKEYFAETARPDSTFMMQVLEHKELKGYLDSIQPKSGQYLALQAALKAQVQAQEKTISQTGELLKLNLERLRWKNRPPGLKYVRVNIADFSLDVIDKGKLVLRMKVCVGEAARQTPQLSSMIYSVQVNPVWNIPESIARNEIIKYASRDKYYLANNSINVFKNGKRVWDLEAIDWGKAEPGSYSFKQRPGMKNSLGKIKFLFKNESSVYLHDTPVKSAFNQKNRAISHGCVRVEKPLELAFVLFGKGPKYDQVKNAMQSGYPREKYIGLPTAIPISIAYYTALADQQGKVIFNKDIYGLDDMLAEELKK; from the coding sequence ATGAAAATACAGCTCAATATATGCCTTATGCTGCTGGGGATATCAATTCTTTTGTCCTGTACCGTAAAGCGTGCTGTCGTAAATCCGCCTGTCAGCAACCAGTCGTCAGACCCGGCGCCCCAAAAGTTTGCGATAAAACCAGATTTTCCTGATTTTGAGCTGGAATTTAAAAAGATACTGGAGCAGCATTCAGCTGATTTAAGTTACCCTGAAGTTATTGAGGCCTTTTATCAACTCCACAAGCTACAGCCTGTGCTGGTTCGGCGCTTTATGGCTGAAGGCCAGCTGGATACCCTGTTGTCCAGGCTGGAAGAATCGGCAGAGCATGGCCTGGATCCGGAACTTTTTTTTACTGCCGGCCTTAAAAAGATGAAGAATAGGCTGAGCAATAAAAAAGCGGGGAATGTATTGAGCAAGTACAGGGACACTGTTGAGCTGGAATTGAATGTGGCCAGTTCGCTGTTAAAATACAGCAATGCGTTGCAGTTTGGCCTTACTGATCCACTGAAGATTTATAAGGAATATTTTGCTGAAACCGCCAGGCCTGATAGCACTTTTATGATGCAGGTACTGGAGCACAAAGAACTTAAAGGTTATCTGGACAGCATACAGCCAAAATCGGGGCAGTATCTGGCCTTACAGGCGGCTTTAAAAGCACAGGTGCAAGCTCAGGAAAAGACCATATCCCAAACGGGGGAACTTTTAAAGCTGAACCTGGAACGCCTGCGGTGGAAAAACAGACCTCCAGGCCTAAAGTATGTTAGGGTCAACATTGCCGATTTTAGCCTGGATGTGATTGATAAGGGGAAGCTGGTACTGCGCATGAAGGTTTGTGTAGGTGAGGCTGCCAGGCAGACCCCACAGTTGAGCAGTATGATTTACAGCGTACAGGTAAACCCGGTTTGGAACATTCCTGAAAGTATTGCCCGGAATGAGATTATAAAATATGCTTCCCGTGATAAATATTACCTGGCCAATAACAGCATCAATGTATTCAAAAATGGTAAGCGGGTGTGGGACCTAGAAGCGATAGACTGGGGTAAGGCCGAGCCGGGCAGTTACTCTTTTAAACAAAGGCCCGGAATGAAAAATTCACTGGGAAAGATCAAATTTCTGTTTAAAAACGAAAGTAGTGTTTATTTGCACGATACGCCTGTTAAATCAGCTTTTAACCAAAAAAACAGGGCCATAAGCCATGGTTGCGTAAGGGTAGAAAAGCCATTGGAGCTCGCTTTTGTCCTTTTCGGTAAAGGCCCCAAATATGATCAGGTCAAAAATGCCATGCAAAGTGGTTATCCACGCGAAAAATATATTGGCCTGCCAACGGCCATCCCCATTTCCATTGCTTATTATACCGCACTTGCTGATCAGCAGGGAAAGGTGATCTTTAACAAAGATATTTATGGATTGGATGATATGCTGGCTGAAGAACTTAAAAAATGA
- a CDS encoding OsmC family protein, with translation MKVDLKRVNDAVHFEASAPSSTVKVQIDGSPEIGGLGLGVRPMEMVLMALASCSSLDLVNILKKQKQDIRDFSVSVEGERREQIPTIFTKIHMIFTLTGDIHREKAERAAELAVKKYCSVHDMLVAGGVEITYSISI, from the coding sequence ATGAAAGTAGATTTAAAGAGAGTAAACGATGCGGTACATTTTGAAGCTTCAGCCCCATCGTCAACTGTAAAAGTTCAAATAGATGGTTCACCGGAAATTGGCGGGCTTGGTTTGGGTGTAAGGCCAATGGAAATGGTACTGATGGCACTGGCTTCCTGCAGCTCGCTCGACCTGGTTAACATTCTCAAAAAACAGAAACAGGACATCCGGGATTTTTCCGTGTCAGTAGAAGGCGAACGCCGGGAACAGATCCCAACCATCTTTACTAAAATCCATATGATTTTTACCCTTACAGGGGATATTCACAGGGAAAAGGCAGAACGTGCAGCAGAACTGGCCGTAAAGAAATATTGTTCGGTACACGATATGCTGGTAGCAGGAGGTGTTGAGATCACTTATTCGATAAGTATTTAA